A single region of the Procambarus clarkii isolate CNS0578487 chromosome 81, FALCON_Pclarkii_2.0, whole genome shotgun sequence genome encodes:
- the LOC138358067 gene encoding uncharacterized protein, translated as MHSCSLSLSWPLTLVASHPRGLSSSWPLTLVASHPRGLSSSWPLTLVASHPRGLSSSWPLILVASHPRGLSSSWPLTLVASHPRGLSSSWPLTLVASHPRGLSPSWPLTLVASHPRGLSSSWPLILVASHPRGLSSSWPLILVASHPRGLSSSWPLILVASHPRGLSSSWPLILVASHPRGLSSSWPLILVASHPRGLSSSWPLTLVASHPRGLSPSWPLILVASHPRGLSPSWPLTLVASHPRGLSPSWPLILVASHPRGLSSSWPLILVASHPRGLSSSWPLTLVASHPRGLSPSWPLTLVAFHPRGLSPSWPLTLVAFHPRGLSPSWPLTLVASFNLVKCLSRASYTYLASHYRKVNAVTTLNFQGVVGGSAAALLRSTKTSPSKAGGLVTSPMATTQRCEP; from the coding sequence ATGCACTCTTGTAGCCTCTCACTCTCGTGGCCTCTCACCCTCGTGGCCTCTCACCCTCGTGGCCTCTCATCCTCGTGGCCTCTCACCCTCGTGGCCTCTCACCCTCGTGGCCTCTCATCCTCGTGGCCTCTCACCCTCGTGGCCTCTCACCCTCGTGGCCTCTCATCCTCGTGGCCTCTCATCCTCGTGGCCTCTCACCCTCGTGGCCTCTCATCCTCGTGGCCTCTCACCCTCGTGGCCTCTCACCCTCGTGGCCTCTCATCCTCGTGGCCTCTCACCCTCGTGGCCTCTCATCCTCGTGGCCTCTCACCCTCGTGGCCTCTCACCCTCGTGGCCTCTCATCCTCGTGGCCTCTCATCCTCGTGGCCTCTCATCCTCGTGGCCTCTCACCCTCGTGGCCTCTCATCCTCGTGGCCTCTCATCCTCGTGGCCTCTCATCCTCGTGGCCTCTCATCCTCGTGGCCTCTCATCCTCGTGGCCTCTCACCCTCGTGGCCTCTCATCCTCGTGGCCTCTCATCCTCGTGGCCTCTCACCCTCGTGGCCTCTCATCCTCGTGGCCTCTCATCCTCGTGGCCTCTCATCCTCGTGGCCTCTCATCCTCGTGGCCTCTCACCCTCGTGGCCTCTCATCCTCGTGGCCTCTCACCCTCGTGGCCTCTCATCCTCGTGGCCTCTCACCCTCGTGGCCTCTCACCCTCGTGGCCTCTCACCCTCGTGGCCTCTCACCCTCGTGGCCTCTCACCCTCGTGGCCTCTCATCCTCGTGGCCTCTCACCCTCGTGGCCTCTCATCCTCGTGGCCTCTCATCCTCGTGGCCTCTCATCCTCGTGGCCTCTCATCCTCGTGGCCTCTCACCCTCGTGGCCTCTCATCCTCGTGGCCTCTCACCCTCGTGGCCTCTCACCCTCGTGGCCTTTCACCCTCGTGGCCTCTCACCCTCGTGGCCTCTCACCCTCGTGGCCTTTCACCCTCGTGGCCTCTCACCCTCGTGGCCTCTCACCCTCGTGGCCTCTTTCAATCTAGTAAAATGTCTCTCTCGTGCCTCTTATACTTATTTAGCTTCTCACTACAGAAAGGTGAATGCTGTAACTACTTTGAACTTTCAGGGTGTTGTAGGTGGCAGCGCAGCAGCCTTACTGCGATCCACTAAGACTTCTCCCTCTAAGGCTGGAGGTTTGGTCACGTCCCCGATGGCGACAACTCAGCGATGTGAGCCTTGA